The Ptiloglossa arizonensis isolate GNS036 chromosome 4, iyPtiAriz1_principal, whole genome shotgun sequence genome contains the following window.
GCTGTAGTTCTGAAATTAATACCCTCTTTACGTAAAAGAAGCCGAAGATGCCTTGTGACATCACGTCCTGCTATATCAACCCTCACAATACTATGAGGCATAGCAAAACCTTCATAAATAGGTACTGCATGTGTAACACCATCCCCAGCATCTAAAACTACTCCTGTTGTTCGTCCTGTGGCAtatctattacatttgaaaaataaagatgTTACTTGTTATATAATAATACtgctaaattatattatttaaaaaataaaaatcataaaTTGAATACCTACAAGCTAAGTACAGCTtgcatagaaataaataaagctgGAACATTAaatgtttcaaaaaatatttctgcagccttttctcgattttttcttgGATTAATAGGTGCTTCTGTTAATAGAACTGGATGTTCTTCGCTAAATGTAGCTAATTGGTCTTTACTATATACATAAGACCAGATTCTTTCCATATCATTCCAATCTGTAACAACTCCATGTTCCATTGGATAACGAAGAGATAAAAGGCCGCGATGTTCCTCTGCTATTGGACCCACAAAAAGATCGCCTTCTAAAGCACCAGCCATAACACGTACATGTTTGGGTCTGCCAATACTACAAtaaatttgatattattaataatattctttatCAATTGTTAatgatattataatatatatattgtataaaaacTTAAAAAACAGGGTTTTTTTACTATCCATCAGTAGTACTAAAGTAAATAGACCactgttaaaaatattaactaCATCACATAGAAAGATCTACTTACTAGTTTGGAAATCTGCATTTTGGTATCTGATCACCTGCAAATCCTGCTTTAATTACACCAGAACcctaaaatatgtaaaaaatcgCGTAACAATGTCAGTatcgattttaaattaaaaattattattatttccaaaagATTATTAAAATCTTTTGATGTACGAAACATTCACAAAACAAAAcactaattttaaaaattgacacaaaattattttaagaaactggataatataaataatgttgATAGTTTCGAAGAGAAAGTGTGAAATTTTTTGGCGTTACTTAGGAGCCGACATTATGGTATGATTCAATTTGACATACCGTTACAAAGAATGTAAaaagtcaaacatttcttaaatttgaTAGATCGCTTACATTGTCAATAACAACAGGTTGATTAACTATCACATCATAGGGCtccataataatttaaaatatgcaCTATTTTATgtaagaactttgaaaattcacaACCGTAACCCCACAGTCACACACCTATTCTCTGATGAGGTCTGAAGGGAGTTATTGACAGCTGAGCGAAgcaaaattactttttcttaCTAGCAGCAACAGGA
Protein-coding sequences here:
- the Arp1 gene encoding actin-related protein 1, whose product is MEPYDVIVNQPVVIDNGSGVIKAGFAGDQIPKCRFPNYIGRPKHVRVMAGALEGDLFVGPIAEEHRGLLSLRYPMEHGVVTDWNDMERIWSYVYSKDQLATFSEEHPVLLTEAPINPRKNREKAAEIFFETFNVPALFISMQAVLSLYATGRTTGVVLDAGDGVTHAVPIYEGFAMPHSIVRVDIAGRDVTRHLRLLLRKEGINFRTTAEFEIVRTIKERACYLASNPQKEETIDTEKFQYILPDGSYLKIGSARFRAPEILFRPDLIGEECEGLHEVLTYSIQKSDLDLRKVLFQNIVLSGGSTLFRGFGDRLLSEIRKMSPKDVKIRISAPQERLYSTWIGGSILASLDTFKKMWVSKRDYDEMGIRVINRKTF